In the genome of Oncorhynchus clarkii lewisi isolate Uvic-CL-2024 chromosome 4, UVic_Ocla_1.0, whole genome shotgun sequence, one region contains:
- the LOC139406934 gene encoding ankyrin repeat and SOCS box protein 2-like isoform X1, with the protein MAVARKSMPGSTIGPTLGFDDYTLYSNLSDDELMQLAIERSLSDPHNATSLGEASKTSTALGRRTVQFRANPPTTTPNPSNPPREDPSHRPPTANPPDARRRTCEERRKCGDIVVTHFVTGNGKRMLAYHRGDGSIQHVPDTEKEQDPIVKAILNGDVTTVRAMARNSGNNILRPDKYGWIPLHEAAYYGQDQCVRVLLGAQPGVINTCDLKGRTALILAVESEKVACVEALLEMGADPDLANKERESPLYKGCEMNNAEIVAMLLNHGAMVNKYSTQGWTALLEAVSRNNVEICEMLVRSGAKLNPTDMYGITPLSTAAQNGHVETLQFLIKHGADVNSEASDGSTALYEAAKNGHEDIVEILLSQKAVANKVGKKGLLPLHIAAQQGNDGIVSLLIKATSKSRVKRSGISPLHLAAEYNWDEVLEVLIKAGYDVNAVLSEERSRMYEDHRRTALYFAVTNGNVDTTTMLLEAGANPNLDTFNPLLVAMRQGSIELVTLLVEHMANVNAYIPTHPTSFPATVMFSMKYLSMLKYLMDNGCDALSCFSCTYSSGPHPPLQETSERDGYNTDMRRNTGEPVQFCEIISTRGISRWAGPIIDVLLDYVGQVKLCSRLTEHLDSFKNWEVIKEKATPPRPLMQLCRLKIRQKVGIHRLRCINKLPLPQQLIKYLNHEECNQEQFGEY; encoded by the exons ATGGCAGTTGCCAGAAAGTCCATGCCTGGCTCCACTATCGGCCCCACTCTGGGGTTTGATGACTACACTCTCTACAGCAACCTGTCAGATGACGAGCTGATGCAGCTGGCTATCGAACGCAGCCTTAGTGATCCCCACAATGCCACTTCACTGGGTGAAGCCAGCAAGACCTCCACAGCTCTAGGCAGAAGAACAGTCCAGTTCAGGGCAAATCCACCCACAACTACACCGAACCCATCAAATCCACCTAGGGAGGACCCAAGCCATAGGCCACCTACTGCCAACCCACCTGACGC CAGGAGAAGGACATGTGAAGAAAGAAGGAAATGTGGAGACATTGTGGTGACTCATTTTGTAACAGGCAATGGAAAGCGCATGCTGGCATATCACAGAGGCGATGGCTCCATTCAGCACGTGCCAGACACAGAAAA GGAACAGGACCCTATTGTGAAAGCCATCCTGAATGGTGATGTGACTACGGTACGAGCTATGGCTAGAAACAGCGGGAATAACATACTGCGGCCTGACAAGTATGGATGGATCCCGCTGCACGAGGCTGCATATTATGGCCAAGACCAGTGTGTCAGAGTTCTTCTTGGGG CTCAACCTGGTGTGATTAACACGTGCGACCTGAAAGGCCGGACCGCTCTCATCTTGGCAGTGGAAAGCGAAAAGGTGGCCTGTGTAGAGGCACTTCTGGAGATGGGGGCTGACCCAGACCTTGccaacaaggagagagagagccccctCTACAAAG GCTGTGAAATGAACAATGCCGAGATTGTGGCCATGCTTCTGAATCACGGTGCTATGGTGAACAAATACTCCACCCAGGGCTGGACAGCTCTCCTAGAGGCTGTCAGCCGCAACAACGTTGAGATCTGTGAGATGTTAGTCCGGAGCGGGGCTAAGCTCAACCCAACCGACATGTACGGTATCACACCACTTTCTACTGCAGCCCAGAATGGACATGTGGAAACACTTCAATTTCTTATTAAACACG GTGCTGATGTCAATAGCGAGGCAAGTGATGGGTCCACAGCTCTGTATGAGGCGGCTAAGAATGGCCATGAGGACATTGTGGAGATTCTTCTTTCTCAGAAAGCTGTCGCAAACAAAGTGGGAAAGAAAGGACTTCTGCCACTACATATCGCTGCCCAACAAGGAAATGATGG TATCGTGTCGTTGCTGATCAAAGCCACCAGCAAGTCCAGAGTGAAACGCAGTGGCATCAGTCCCCTCCACCTGGCCGCCGAGTACAATTGGGATGAAGTCCTGGAGGTCCTGATCAAGGCCGGCTACGATGTCAATGCCGTGCTGTCGGAGGAACGCTCCAGGATGTATGAGGACCATCGTAGAACAGCGCTCTACTTTGCCGTCACCAACGGCAACGTGGACACGACCACCATGCTTCTAGAAGCCGGTGCCAACCCAAACCTGGACACATTCAATCCGCTACTTGTGGCCATGAGGCAAGGTAGTATCGAATTGGTCACTTTGCTGGTGGAGCACATGGCCAACGTCAATGCCTACATCCCCACTCACCCCACCTCATTCCCGGCCACCGTCATGTTCAGTATGAAGTATCTGTCCATGCTGAAGTATCTGATGGACAACGGTTGCGATGCCCTCTCCTGTTTTAGTTGCACTTACAGCAGTGGTCCACACCCACCCCTTCAGGAGACCTCTGAGAGAGATGGCTACAATACCGATATGCGCAGAAATACCGGGGAACCTGTTCAG TTTTGTGAGATAATCTCTACTCGGGGAATAAGCCGCTGGGCAGGACCCATCATAGACGTACTCCTGGATTACGTTGGCCAGGTGAAACTCTGCTCCAGACTCACTGAACACCTAGATAGCTTCAAGAACTGGGAAGTCATCAAGGAGAAAGCAA CGCCACCACGTCCACTGATGCAGCTGTGCAGGCTGAAGATCCGCCAGAAAGTTGGAATCCACAGACTGAGGTGCATCAACAAACTGCCCCTCCCACAACAACTGATCAAGTACCTCAACCATGAAGAGTGCAACCAAGAACAGTTTGGTGAATACTAA
- the LOC139406934 gene encoding ankyrin repeat and SOCS box protein 2-like isoform X2 codes for MAVARKSMPGSTIGPTLGFDDYTLYSNLSDDELMQLAIERSLSDPHNATSLGEASKTSTALGRRTVQFRANPPTTTPNPSNPPREDPSHRPPTANPPDARRTCEERRKCGDIVVTHFVTGNGKRMLAYHRGDGSIQHVPDTEKEQDPIVKAILNGDVTTVRAMARNSGNNILRPDKYGWIPLHEAAYYGQDQCVRVLLGAQPGVINTCDLKGRTALILAVESEKVACVEALLEMGADPDLANKERESPLYKGCEMNNAEIVAMLLNHGAMVNKYSTQGWTALLEAVSRNNVEICEMLVRSGAKLNPTDMYGITPLSTAAQNGHVETLQFLIKHGADVNSEASDGSTALYEAAKNGHEDIVEILLSQKAVANKVGKKGLLPLHIAAQQGNDGIVSLLIKATSKSRVKRSGISPLHLAAEYNWDEVLEVLIKAGYDVNAVLSEERSRMYEDHRRTALYFAVTNGNVDTTTMLLEAGANPNLDTFNPLLVAMRQGSIELVTLLVEHMANVNAYIPTHPTSFPATVMFSMKYLSMLKYLMDNGCDALSCFSCTYSSGPHPPLQETSERDGYNTDMRRNTGEPVQFCEIISTRGISRWAGPIIDVLLDYVGQVKLCSRLTEHLDSFKNWEVIKEKATPPRPLMQLCRLKIRQKVGIHRLRCINKLPLPQQLIKYLNHEECNQEQFGEY; via the exons ATGGCAGTTGCCAGAAAGTCCATGCCTGGCTCCACTATCGGCCCCACTCTGGGGTTTGATGACTACACTCTCTACAGCAACCTGTCAGATGACGAGCTGATGCAGCTGGCTATCGAACGCAGCCTTAGTGATCCCCACAATGCCACTTCACTGGGTGAAGCCAGCAAGACCTCCACAGCTCTAGGCAGAAGAACAGTCCAGTTCAGGGCAAATCCACCCACAACTACACCGAACCCATCAAATCCACCTAGGGAGGACCCAAGCCATAGGCCACCTACTGCCAACCCACCTGACGC GAGAAGGACATGTGAAGAAAGAAGGAAATGTGGAGACATTGTGGTGACTCATTTTGTAACAGGCAATGGAAAGCGCATGCTGGCATATCACAGAGGCGATGGCTCCATTCAGCACGTGCCAGACACAGAAAA GGAACAGGACCCTATTGTGAAAGCCATCCTGAATGGTGATGTGACTACGGTACGAGCTATGGCTAGAAACAGCGGGAATAACATACTGCGGCCTGACAAGTATGGATGGATCCCGCTGCACGAGGCTGCATATTATGGCCAAGACCAGTGTGTCAGAGTTCTTCTTGGGG CTCAACCTGGTGTGATTAACACGTGCGACCTGAAAGGCCGGACCGCTCTCATCTTGGCAGTGGAAAGCGAAAAGGTGGCCTGTGTAGAGGCACTTCTGGAGATGGGGGCTGACCCAGACCTTGccaacaaggagagagagagccccctCTACAAAG GCTGTGAAATGAACAATGCCGAGATTGTGGCCATGCTTCTGAATCACGGTGCTATGGTGAACAAATACTCCACCCAGGGCTGGACAGCTCTCCTAGAGGCTGTCAGCCGCAACAACGTTGAGATCTGTGAGATGTTAGTCCGGAGCGGGGCTAAGCTCAACCCAACCGACATGTACGGTATCACACCACTTTCTACTGCAGCCCAGAATGGACATGTGGAAACACTTCAATTTCTTATTAAACACG GTGCTGATGTCAATAGCGAGGCAAGTGATGGGTCCACAGCTCTGTATGAGGCGGCTAAGAATGGCCATGAGGACATTGTGGAGATTCTTCTTTCTCAGAAAGCTGTCGCAAACAAAGTGGGAAAGAAAGGACTTCTGCCACTACATATCGCTGCCCAACAAGGAAATGATGG TATCGTGTCGTTGCTGATCAAAGCCACCAGCAAGTCCAGAGTGAAACGCAGTGGCATCAGTCCCCTCCACCTGGCCGCCGAGTACAATTGGGATGAAGTCCTGGAGGTCCTGATCAAGGCCGGCTACGATGTCAATGCCGTGCTGTCGGAGGAACGCTCCAGGATGTATGAGGACCATCGTAGAACAGCGCTCTACTTTGCCGTCACCAACGGCAACGTGGACACGACCACCATGCTTCTAGAAGCCGGTGCCAACCCAAACCTGGACACATTCAATCCGCTACTTGTGGCCATGAGGCAAGGTAGTATCGAATTGGTCACTTTGCTGGTGGAGCACATGGCCAACGTCAATGCCTACATCCCCACTCACCCCACCTCATTCCCGGCCACCGTCATGTTCAGTATGAAGTATCTGTCCATGCTGAAGTATCTGATGGACAACGGTTGCGATGCCCTCTCCTGTTTTAGTTGCACTTACAGCAGTGGTCCACACCCACCCCTTCAGGAGACCTCTGAGAGAGATGGCTACAATACCGATATGCGCAGAAATACCGGGGAACCTGTTCAG TTTTGTGAGATAATCTCTACTCGGGGAATAAGCCGCTGGGCAGGACCCATCATAGACGTACTCCTGGATTACGTTGGCCAGGTGAAACTCTGCTCCAGACTCACTGAACACCTAGATAGCTTCAAGAACTGGGAAGTCATCAAGGAGAAAGCAA CGCCACCACGTCCACTGATGCAGCTGTGCAGGCTGAAGATCCGCCAGAAAGTTGGAATCCACAGACTGAGGTGCATCAACAAACTGCCCCTCCCACAACAACTGATCAAGTACCTCAACCATGAAGAGTGCAACCAAGAACAGTTTGGTGAATACTAA